The nucleotide sequence CATCGGAGGCTGCCTGGAATCGCTGCGCACGCACCCGCCCCCCTGCGCCTGGCACGTCGTGGTCGTCGACAACGATTCGACCGACGACACCGCCGGCTGGCTGCGCGCGCACGCGCCGGAGGTGACGGTGGTGGCCGCCGGCGAGAACCGCGGGTTCGCCTGGGCCAACAACGTGGGCATCCGTCACGGCCAGGCCGACGCCGTGCTCCTGCTGAACCCCGACACCGTGGCTCGCCCCGGCAGCCTCGAGACGCTGCTGCGCGCCCTCTCGGAAACGCCGCAGGCCGCGGCCGCCGGTCCGCGCCTGGTGGATGCGGCAGCAAGAGCGGAGATCTCGTGGGGGGCGATGATCGGGCCGTTCAACGAGCTGCGGCAGAAGCTCATCGGCCGCCTGTACGACCGGCGGGTCGGCGGGCTCGAGCGCTGGGTCGACCGGCAGAGTCGCCGCCGGCGGTTCGTCGACTGGGTGAGCGGCGCGTGCCTGCTCGTGTGGCGCGTCGACGCGGAAGCCGTCGGCCTGCTCGACGAGCGGTACTTCATGTACACGGAGGACGTGGACTTCTGCGCCGCGCTGCGGGCCCGGGGACGACGGGTGCTGTACGTCGGCGATGCCGACATCACACACCTCCGCGGCCGGTCGCGAGCGACGCGCGCGGCGTTTGCCGAGGTCGCGTACCGGCGCAGTCAGCTCGCCTTCTACGAGAAGCACCATCCACGGTGGGTCCCGTGGCTGCGACGCTACCTTCGCCTGAGGGGCGTGAGGCCGTAGACGGCCCACGACGCTGCCGCGCGGTGCGTGGCCGATGTGCTAAGCTGAGGCCGACCTCGCCACAGGATGCGCGATGCGCGGCCTGCCGGCCCGAGCCAGTCTCGCCGGGGACACCCGGCGCGCTCCCCAACCGCTGAACGTCTCGTGCGCATTGCCATCGACGCCCGGAAGCTCCACGACTTCGGCATCGGAACCTACGTGCGCAATCTCGTGACGCACCTAGCGCGCCTCGATCGCGACACGGAGTACGTGCTCATCTGCCGGCCCGACGACGTCGGGCTGGCGGGCGAGCTGGGCGAGAACTTCCGCGGCGTGGCCACTGGAGCGGCCCCCTATTCGGTGGCCGAACAGCTCCTGGTGCCGCGTGTCGTCAGCCGCGAGCGCGTCGACCTGTTCCACACGCCCCACTACGTCCTCCCGCCACTGACGCGGGGGCGGGCGGTCGTGACGATCCACGACTGCATCCACCTGATGTTCCCGCAGTACCTGCCGAACCGGCTGGCGCACGCCTACGCCCGGACGTTCATGTGGACGGCGGCACATCGATCGGATCGGGTGCTGACGGTCTCGGAGGCCTCCAAGCGCGACATCCTGCGGTTCTTCGACATCCCCGAGCAGAAGATCAGCGTCATCTACAACGCCATCGACGAGCGCTTCGGCGTCGCGCCGCCCGAGGACGAAGTGCACCGGGTGCGCGAGCGCTTCCAGTTGCACGACGAGTTCGTGCTCTACGCGGGCAACATCAAGCCGCACAAGAACCTCGAGCGGCTGATCGAGGCATTCCGGCAGGTCCGCGAAGAGGGGCTCGACCACCTCACGCTGCTCATCATCGGCGACGAGATCTCGAAATACGCGACGCTCAGGCGCGCCGTGCACAAGCACAAGCTGCACAAGCACGTCAGGTTCTTCGGGTACGTCCCGCACCAGACGCTGGCCGTGCTGTACCGCCTGGCGACGGTGTTCGTGTTCCCGTCGCTGTACGAGGGGTTCGGCCTGCCGCCGCTCGAAGCGATGGCCAGCGGGACACCCGTCGTCACCTCGAACGTCTCGTCGCTGCCCGAGGTCGTGGGCGAGGCCGCCGTGCTCATCGATCCCCACGATCCGGCAGCGATCGCCGCCGGACTGCGGCAGGTCATCACCAACCCCGCGCTGCGCGCCGAGCTCGTCGCCAAGGGGCTCGCGCGGGCCCGCGACTTCTCGTGGCCCGAGTCGGTCCGCCGGATCCGCGCGATCTACGGCGTCGTGGCTGGCGAGGCATGAGCGTTTCCCCCCGCGTTGCCTTCGTTCACGATTGGCTGACCGGCATGCGGGGGGGCGAGAAGGTGCTCGACGCCCTTCTGGAGGTCTACCCCGACGCCGACGTCTTCACCCTGGTCCACCTGCCGGGCCAGGTCTCCCCCGCCATCGAGCGGCGCCCGATCCACCAGGCGTTCGTGGGCCGGCTGCCCGGCGCCGGGCGCCTCTACCGCCACCTCCTCCCGTCGTTCCCCATCGCCGTCGAGACGTTCGACCTCGACCGGTTCGACCTGGTCGTGAGCACCAGCCACTGCGCGGCCAAGTCGGCCGTGCCCCCCCCGGGGGTGCGGCACCTCTGTTACTGCCACTCGCCGATGCGGTACGCCTGGGACCAGTACGAGGCCTACTTCGGCTGGCACCGGCTGGGACCGGGGACCCTGGTGATGAGGCCGGTCATGCGGGCCCTGGCGCGCTGGGACGCCGCCACGGCCTGCCGTCCCGACCGCTATGTGGCCAACTCCCAACACGTTGCCCGACGGATCGCCCGATACTATAATCGGCAGTCGGCCGTGGTGCACCCGCCCGTCGACGTCGGGTTCTACGAGCCGGCCCCCGTTCAGCGGACGCACGGGTTCCTGGTGGTGTCGGCCTTGGTGCCGTACAAGCGGATCGACGTCGCGGTCGACGCGTGCGCCCGCGTCGGGGCGCCCCTGACCATCGTCGGGCAGGGTCCGGAGGCCGCGGCGCTGCGGCGTCGGGCCTCGGCCGACGTTACCTTCCTGGGCCCGAGGACAGACGAGGAGATCAGGCAGTTGTATCGGCAGGCCCGGGCGGTGCTGCTCCCCGGCGAGGAGGACTTCGGCATCGTGCCCGTTGAAGCGCAGGCGTGCGGCACCCCGGTGGTGGCCCTGGCGCGAGGGGGAGCCCTCGAGACGGTCGTGCACGGCCAGACGGGCCTGCTCGTCGAGTCGCCGGCCGTCGAGGCCTTCGCCGAGGCCCTCGCCTCGCTCGACGGCGTCACGTTCGACCCGGCCGTCATTCGTTCGCAGGCCGAGGCGTTCGGCCGCGAACGGTTCGTCCGGCAGATGCGCGCCGAGTGCGCGGCCCTGCTCGGCGCTCGGCCGGAGGCGGCTCGATGGTGAAGCGCTACAACCGGCTGCTCGTCCTGCTGCACGTATTGAGCGACTCGGCCGGCGGGATGATCGCCTTCCTGCTGGCTTACGTCATCCGGTTCCACGCCGGGCTGATCGAGGTGACGAAGGGGGTGCCGCCCTTCGTCCAGTACGTCAACGTGCTGCCCTTCATCGGCGTGCTCGTCCCGCTCGCCTTCCACTTCCAGGGCATGTACCGGCTGCGGCGCGGGCGGTCTCGGGTCGACGACTTCTTCGCCGTGCTCGTCGGCAGCATCCTGGCCGTCGTCTTCGGCGTCGTGAGCACGCTGTACGTCCAGGCCTACTACGTGCCGGAGGAGCTCAAGGATCGCGGCGCCTTCGAGGTCTCACAGCTCGTGTGGGGCATCTTCCTCCTGCTCAACATCGGGTCCGCGTACGGCTCGCGGGTCGTCGTCCGCCACCTGCTCGAGCAGCGATGGCGACGCGGCATCGGGCTGAAGCGGGTGCTGATTGCAGGTGCGGGCGACCTCGGCCGGGCCGTGGCCGACAAGCTGATCGAGCACCGCGAGATGGGGTACCAGCTCGTCGGCTTCGTGGACGACCGCGCCAGCGGCGACCACATCGGGTACCGTGGCCTTCCGCTGATCGGCACGCTCGACGAAGCGCCGGAGATCCTGCACCGCGAACGGATCGATCAGCTGTACGTGGCGCTGCCGCTCGACGACCACGTCAAGATGCTCTCGCTCGTCGAGAGCGCGAACCGCGAGATCGTCGACATCCGGGTCGTGCCCGACTTGCTGCAGGTCATCGCGCTGCGCGCGCAGCTCGAGGACCTCGATGGCATCCCGATCATCAACATCCACGGCGTGCCGCTGCGCGGGTTCAACAGCGTGCTGAAGCGCGCCCTCGACGTCGCCCTCTCGGCCGGAGGCCTCGTCGTGCTGGCGCTGCCGCTTGCCGCCATCGGCGCCGTGATCCGGTTGACGTCGCCGGGCCCGGCGCTCTACCGGCAGGAACGCATGGGCCTGGATGGCAAGCGGTTCTGGGTCTGGAAGTTCCGGTCGATGTACGTCGACGCGGAACAGGAGACCGGACCGGTGTGGGCCAGCGAGGACGACCCCCGCTGCACGCCGATTGGCCGGTTTCTGCGTCGCACGAGCCTCGACGAACTGCCGCAGCTCTGGAACGTGATCATCGGCGACATGTCGCTCGTCGGGCCGCGCCCCGAGCGGCCGTTCTTCGTCGAGCAGTTCAAGCACCGCATTCCCCAGTACATGCTGCGCCACAAGGTGAAGGCCGGCCTGACCGGCTGGGCCCAGGTCAACGGCTGGCGCGGCAACACGTCGCTCGAGAAGCGCATCGAGTACGACCTCTACTACATCGAGAACTGGTCGGTCACCCTCGACATCAAGATCCTGTGGCTGACGCTCGTGAAGGGCTTCCACCGGCACGCCTACTGAGGCGCGTCACCTCGTCGTCCACGCCATCGCCCGACGCCCATGCCCCACTCGCCCCGTGTCGTCATCACCGGTGCCGCCGGTTTCATCGGCTCGCACCTCTGCGACGCCCTGCTCGACCGCGGCTACTCCGTCGTCGGCATCGACAACCTGATCACGGGCGATGTCGCGAACATCGCGCACCTCGTCCATCGAGACTTCACCTTCCTCAAGCACGACGTCACCAACTACATCTATCTCGATGGCCCGGTCGACTACGTGCTGCACTGGGCGAGCCCCGCGAGCCCGCTCGACTACCTCGAACTGCCCATCCAGACGTTGAAGGTGGGCGCGCTCGGCACGCACAACTCGCTCGGCCTCGCGAAGGCCAAGGGCGCGACGTTCGTCCTCGCGTCGACCTCCGAGGTGTACGGCGACCCGCTCGAGCACCCGCAGCGCGAGACCTACTGGGGCAACGTCAACCCGGTCGGCCCACGCGGTGTCTACGACGAGGCGAAGCGCTTTGCCGAAGCCATGACGATGGCCTACCACCGGTACCACGGGGTGAACGCCAAGATCGTGCGGATCTTCAACACCTACGGCCCCCGCATGCGCGTTCACGATGGCCGCGCGGTGCCCGCCTTCGTCAGCCAGGCACTCGCTGGCGAGGACGTGACGGTGTTCGGCGACGGCACGCAGACCCGGAGCTTCACCTACATCGCCGATCTCGTCGACGGCATCGTGCGCCTGATGCACTCCGACACGAACGAGCCCGTGAACCTCGGCAACCCGCGCGAGTTGAGCATCGACGAGATCGCGCGGACGATCATCCGCATGACGGGCTCGACCAGCCGGATCGTCCATCGGCCGCTGCCCACCGACGACCCGAAGGTACGCCAGCCCGACATCGCCAAGGCGAGGGCCCTGCTCGGCTGGGAGCCGAGGGTTGCCCTCGAGGACGGGCTCGTCCCCACCATCGACTACTTCCGGCAGAAGCTCGGCTCCTCATCGTAGCGCCGGGTTCCGGGGCCCGGCGCTCGACGCTCAGCCGTTCGACGAGAGCCGCGCGCTCTGGTAGAGGTAGTGCAGCCCTGAGGCGATCGTCAGCGCGAGCGACGCGTAGATGCCCACGTCGACGATGGCCGACCGCCGCCCGAGGTAGTTGAAGTACAGCGTGACGATGCCCGTCATGACGAAGGTGGCCGTGGCCGCCTTGCCCAGGAAGGACGGCATGAACGTGCGTCGCCCGACGGCGAGATTCACGATGGCGACGGTCGCGACGA is from Acidobacteriota bacterium and encodes:
- a CDS encoding undecaprenyl-phosphate glucose phosphotransferase, translated to MVKRYNRLLVLLHVLSDSAGGMIAFLLAYVIRFHAGLIEVTKGVPPFVQYVNVLPFIGVLVPLAFHFQGMYRLRRGRSRVDDFFAVLVGSILAVVFGVVSTLYVQAYYVPEELKDRGAFEVSQLVWGIFLLLNIGSAYGSRVVVRHLLEQRWRRGIGLKRVLIAGAGDLGRAVADKLIEHREMGYQLVGFVDDRASGDHIGYRGLPLIGTLDEAPEILHRERIDQLYVALPLDDHVKMLSLVESANREIVDIRVVPDLLQVIALRAQLEDLDGIPIINIHGVPLRGFNSVLKRALDVALSAGGLVVLALPLAAIGAVIRLTSPGPALYRQERMGLDGKRFWVWKFRSMYVDAEQETGPVWASEDDPRCTPIGRFLRRTSLDELPQLWNVIIGDMSLVGPRPERPFFVEQFKHRIPQYMLRHKVKAGLTGWAQVNGWRGNTSLEKRIEYDLYYIENWSVTLDIKILWLTLVKGFHRHAY
- a CDS encoding SDR family oxidoreductase, giving the protein MPHSPRVVITGAAGFIGSHLCDALLDRGYSVVGIDNLITGDVANIAHLVHRDFTFLKHDVTNYIYLDGPVDYVLHWASPASPLDYLELPIQTLKVGALGTHNSLGLAKAKGATFVLASTSEVYGDPLEHPQRETYWGNVNPVGPRGVYDEAKRFAEAMTMAYHRYHGVNAKIVRIFNTYGPRMRVHDGRAVPAFVSQALAGEDVTVFGDGTQTRSFTYIADLVDGIVRLMHSDTNEPVNLGNPRELSIDEIARTIIRMTGSTSRIVHRPLPTDDPKVRQPDIAKARALLGWEPRVALEDGLVPTIDYFRQKLGSSS
- a CDS encoding glycosyltransferase family 4 protein — protein: MRIAIDARKLHDFGIGTYVRNLVTHLARLDRDTEYVLICRPDDVGLAGELGENFRGVATGAAPYSVAEQLLVPRVVSRERVDLFHTPHYVLPPLTRGRAVVTIHDCIHLMFPQYLPNRLAHAYARTFMWTAAHRSDRVLTVSEASKRDILRFFDIPEQKISVIYNAIDERFGVAPPEDEVHRVRERFQLHDEFVLYAGNIKPHKNLERLIEAFRQVREEGLDHLTLLIIGDEISKYATLRRAVHKHKLHKHVRFFGYVPHQTLAVLYRLATVFVFPSLYEGFGLPPLEAMASGTPVVTSNVSSLPEVVGEAAVLIDPHDPAAIAAGLRQVITNPALRAELVAKGLARARDFSWPESVRRIRAIYGVVAGEA
- a CDS encoding glycosyltransferase family 2 protein; the encoded protein is MTRPASLDIVIVTFNSRNDIGGCLESLRTHPPPCAWHVVVVDNDSTDDTAGWLRAHAPEVTVVAAGENRGFAWANNVGIRHGQADAVLLLNPDTVARPGSLETLLRALSETPQAAAAGPRLVDAAARAEISWGAMIGPFNELRQKLIGRLYDRRVGGLERWVDRQSRRRRFVDWVSGACLLVWRVDAEAVGLLDERYFMYTEDVDFCAALRARGRRVLYVGDADITHLRGRSRATRAAFAEVAYRRSQLAFYEKHHPRWVPWLRRYLRLRGVRP
- a CDS encoding glycosyltransferase is translated as MSVSPRVAFVHDWLTGMRGGEKVLDALLEVYPDADVFTLVHLPGQVSPAIERRPIHQAFVGRLPGAGRLYRHLLPSFPIAVETFDLDRFDLVVSTSHCAAKSAVPPPGVRHLCYCHSPMRYAWDQYEAYFGWHRLGPGTLVMRPVMRALARWDAATACRPDRYVANSQHVARRIARYYNRQSAVVHPPVDVGFYEPAPVQRTHGFLVVSALVPYKRIDVAVDACARVGAPLTIVGQGPEAAALRRRASADVTFLGPRTDEEIRQLYRQARAVLLPGEEDFGIVPVEAQACGTPVVALARGGALETVVHGQTGLLVESPAVEAFAEALASLDGVTFDPAVIRSQAEAFGRERFVRQMRAECAALLGARPEAARW